The following are from one region of the Lytechinus pictus isolate F3 Inbred chromosome 4, Lp3.0, whole genome shotgun sequence genome:
- the LOC129259123 gene encoding adenylate kinase 9-like isoform X19, translating to MEILKTMAENEEETNLPQFGAPTPSVTIDMLETRPNTHILLDSVTPAAGEGVHRGGSRLDPAGGAVSRALSVVSGSNAQESHISDMIKRMEEDPFDEDQTELRFLHSKPTCFIILGKPGVGKTTLAKRLAQAWRCQMVNVTELMLQHINLQTEMGVRLQEILHKGGAVPEELAVKLIEDKINSPEVAHHGYVLDDFPCVNEEYMNASDQLEFIKNWKLKPDFIINLRIPDEDLEMRRIGQRVDSLNNTLYAQDVWNPEKPEPQQKKGGGEDEEEEDEEEEEEEEPEMNLDPEMGEEEKIELTMEIIERLVQRPEDLKPHAAESIDAYKDKLLKMFEDYMADHDQQYLIEMDGNKTAPFLFRELMNKLNTYILRRAAVPIRLQNAEEEDIPDDIETEELMRTLGGTNLVAPRYRWRRSKWARACPVELQKGNVVQGKPEFAVGFLDKIYVMSGPDAMETFLKNPRPYLVSPQPRPPCKLCVVGPPLSGKTSLCHLLSHKFNARVLDVNELIKSRMESHKGKQIELAKQEAIESAVATIKAKLREKEETGSEGDGPDDHDDAPEEEKEAKTSDTEESRAEGEGEEEGAGEGVGEEEDGEKSRIKAAEETEGEAEASEEKEEEGETTAQDSVTGVTEGDGTETIAASQHPTEDLSTITGVAPTVSQISEDVDENHPEVIQMVEAAVKEAEKLSYPIGADQYADCVEEAVVEIHRELRKKDPNGPGAGGWIIDNFPQSRDHWTVLLDRGLAPDEVICLKDSSENGLYLMKRWYRLNRDEVDTKARERKEAEEREKQRVLDDASNTSRDTTGSTGLNRIQEELEKEEAAKAAAAAVEEGGDEDVAAKTQEEKPEGEKEEGDQEGEAEGEKDGEKDGEAAGEGGAGGGEEGEEGTTTDADLTTTVTSYEEKAKTEEEEEEEDKPPPVPVPEEDPLPPDGPETSKFKDQRNEFEREWPSIQALLTGTINLDPIQIEIENKKTEDIIKESHTMVELPYTYRPWEYNSIDMDEEDEDAAAEADEEGDEMEEEEDEEVTKNKKKQFGDTKHFCPVALKEKFVLWPSNPEIAAKYREKVYYCSNPEARDKFIAEPTTFVAKGRPFQPPPVRLLMLGPKGAGKSLHARAMADKLGLFHISFKDRLQELIIKKTKKKIGPEFEEEEEEPEEEEPEEEEPVEGLKDGIPVVSEPNDAAAAEQTEEDNEEGGEEEQEVELNEFEENIKGNLMGDESLSIDSLEKIIPDWWNLEPYKSTGFILEGFPRTSEEAQFMAENGFFPDAAILLNVEDSDITSRMLPPKLEKWRKRRDRRVARREKRKAKKKKEREEAIKKRRQELISEADDRKAKRQAQRAADRDSDDSEPSDEEGFDDEEEEDIEAMLAEEFEEEEEEEEEEEELEEDAVERLKNEIGEVYDDDTSRIAGLQETLDEIMIPRMELNGGRKPHIVRFTLEQSLRPVQEFRESLFEKVYPIREMVARKMLQIGYKHQSRFGRWCPVKLLEGDCIQPMQGHTYPTFPAVYRQHIYFMSTPQAREEFVMHPLKYLKQPSPKPVVPVRMAIIGPPKSGKTSLANRFASDYGMMRLSIGEAVRFILTQQPKTQLAKLINAQIKKGIPLPDELAIRALEVNLLDTRSSTRGYVLDGYPVSKHQVDLMTEHGIIPVVILELSVDSRELMVRGMKDRHSSERLLPLHDSAQILALKIAAWQKEITSVREYYKETHKNWVSVTGEKSKWWVWNRAADHSKDSVRRIQDYLQRISEGKAASIADMCITPKEFFSRLGDFGQYCPVSLAKDGELVDCAGQINLDNAAEFRGRYYKMENPEKVKEFLARPELYVPPQAPRALPPPELLPKRRTAIDAKKMFPMQIELQGYCPVTYLDGKLRYEAILPGNPDLIVEYRENMYCFDSEEKLQKFMRYPERYYNLKLPHKLPPRKDPLLVTSLPMLGYMEQTISTAITKALTATGCFKPKFPFVSPSRSALLYLAFHLKAYNPKSSDYVRKKYRKKLDQFEEHCELIRYLGNQMGPRSRSPKELPIDFDHKMLLFLNLKGREPTPSTLVAM from the exons ATGGAGATCTTGAAAACTATGGCGGAGAACGAG GAAGAAACAAATTTACCCCAGTTTGGGGCCCCAACCCCAAGTGTAACAATAGACATGTTAGAGACCCGTCCAAACACCCATATTCTGCTGGATTCAGTGACACCAGCAGCTGGAGAGGGGGTGCACAGAGGAGGTAGTAGGCTAGACCCTGCAGGCGGTGCTGTGAGCAGGGCATTGAGTGTCGTTAGTGGAAGCAATGCACAGGAAAGTCACATCTCGGATATGATCAAACGTATGGAGGAAGATCCCTTTGATGAAGACCAG ACTGAGCTTCGTTTCCTCCACTCTAAGCCCACATGTTTCATCATCCTGGGTAAACCTGGTGTTGGTAAGACCACCTTAGCCAAGAGGTTAGCCCAGGCATGGAGATGTCAGATGGTGAATGTAACGGAGTTGATGCTCCAGCATATTAACCTCCAGACGGAGATGGGTGTAAGACTCCAGGAGATCCTTCATAAAGGTGGAGCAGTCCCAGAGGAGCTTGCCGTCAAGCTGATAGAGGATAAGATTAACTCGCCAGAGGTGGCACATCATG GTTATGTTTTGGATGATTTCCCCTGTGTAAATGAAGAGTACATGAATGCTTCAGATCAATTAGAATTTATCAAGAATTGGAAACTTAAACCAGATTTCATCATCAACTTGAGG ATACCTGATGAAGACCTTGAGATGAGGCGGATTGGACAACGAGTAGATTCACTAAACAACACACTGTATGCACAGGATGTATGGAACCCTGAGAAACCAGAACCACAGCAGaagaaaggaggaggagaagatgaagaggaggaagatgaagaagaggaggaggaagaagaaccAGAAATGAATCTAGACCCTGAAATG ggagaggaagagaagaTTGAATTGACGATGGAGATTATTGAGAGATTGGTTCAGAGACCTGAAGATCTTAAGCCCCATGCCGCTGAGAGTATCGATGCTTACAAAGATAAACTACTCAAGATGTTTGAG GATTATATGGCAGATCATGATCAGCAATACCTGATTGAGATGGACGGGAACAAAACGGCTCCTTTCCTCTTCAGAGAACTCATGAACAAACTCAATACCTACATCCTCCGTCGGGCTGCCGTACCAATCCGCCTCCAGAACGCTGAGGAAGAAGACATCCCTGACGATATTGAGACAGAAGAACTTATGAGGACATTGGGCGGGACCAATTTGGTTGCCCCAAGATACAGGTGGAGGAGGAGCAAGTGGGCGAGGGCGTGTCCTGTTGAGCTCCAGAAAGGGAATGTTGTCCAGGGAAAGCCGGAATTCGCAGTTGG ATTCTTGGATAAGATCTATGTAATGTCAGGCCCTGATGCTATGGAGACCTTCTTGAAGAACCCTCGTCCATACCTAGTTAGTCCTCAGCCTAGACCTCCATGTAAGCTGTGCGTAGTAGGACCACCTCTTTCAGGGAAGACATCGCTGTGTCATCTGCTCTCTCACAAGTTCAATGCAAGG GTACTAGATGTGAATGAACTAATCAAATCACGGATGGAGTCTCACAAAGGCAAGCAGATTGAACTAGCTAAACAAGAAGCCATAGAGTCAGCTGTAGCAACAATCAAAGCCAAACtcagagaaaaggaagaaa CTGGATCGGAAGGGGATGGTCCTGATGATCACGATGATGCCCCTGAAG aagagaaagaagcgAAGACGTCAGATACAGAGGAGTCCAGAgcggaaggggagggggaggaggagggggcaGGGGAAGGagtaggagaagaagaagatggag AGAAATCAAGAATAAAGGCGGCTGAAGAAACTGAAGGAGAAGCTGAGGCTTcagaggagaaagaagaagaag GCGAGACCACTGCCCAGGATTCTGTTACAGGAGTGACTGAAGGAGACGGTACAGAGACCATTGCTGCGTCACAGCATCCCACCGAAGACCTGTCTACCATTACCGGGGTTGCTCCTACTGTATCACAGATATCTGAAGATGTGGATGAAAACCACCCAGAG GTGATCCAAATGGTAGAAGCTGCAGTGAAGGAAGCTGAGAAGCTCTCCTATCCCATAGGTGCTGATCAGTATGCAGACTGTGTAGAGGAAGCTGTAGTTGAGATACATAGAGAACTCAGAAAGAAAGATCCTAATGGACCTGG TGCTGGTGGATGGATCATTGATAACTTCCCTCAATCCCGGGACCACTGGACAGTCTTGCTTGACCGTGGTCTGGCCCCTGATGAGGTCATCTGCCTCAAGGACAGCAGTGAGAACGGTCTTTACCTGATGAAGCGATGGTACAGACTCAACAGAGATGAGGTGGACACCAAGGCGAGAGAGAGGAAAGAagcagaagagagagagaaacaaaggGTCTTAGACGATGCAAG TAATACATCTAGGGACACTACTGGTAGTACTGGACTCAACAG GATACAAGAGGAACTTGAGAAGGAAGAAGCGGCTAAAGCAGCAGCAGCGGCAGTAGAAGAgggtggtgatgaagatg TAGCAGCAAAAACGCAGGAAGAGAAAcctgaaggagaaaaagaagaaggagaccAAGAAGGAGAAGCAGAAGGAGAAAAGGATGGAGAGAAGGATGGAGAGGCAGCTGGAGAAGGAGGAGCAGGAGGTGGAGAGGAAGGAGAAG AAGGCACTACAACTGATGCAGACCTTACTACTACTGTAACTTCTTATGAAGAAAAAG CTAAGActgaggaagaagaagaggaagaggataAACCTCCTCCTGTTCCTGTCCCTGAAGAAGACCCTCTTCCTCCCGATGGTCCAGAGACAAGCAAGTTCAAAGATCAGAGGAATGAGTTTGAGAGAGAGTGGCCGTCCATCCAAGCTCTACTCACAGGAACTATCAACCTTGATCCGATCCAGATAGAGATTGAGAACAAGAAGACTGAGGATATCATCAAGGAATCACATACCATGGTGGAAC TACCGTACACCTACAGACCATGGGAGTATAATAGTATTGATATGGATGAAGAGGATGAAGATGCAGCAGCTGAAGCTGATGAGGAGGGAGATGAGATGGAGGAAGAAGAG gaTGAGGAAGTCACTAAGAATAAGAAGAAGCAGTTTGGTGATACCAAGCACTTCTGTCCTGTAGCTCTGAAGGAGAAGTTTGTCCTATGGCCTAGTAACCCAGAGATAGCAGCTAAGTACAGGGAGAAGGTCTACTACTGTTCCAACCCAGAGGCTAGGGATAAGTTCATCGCTGAACCAACCACGTTTGTGGCTAAAGGAAGGCCGTTTCAG CCTCCTCCAGTTCGGCTGTTAATGCTTGGCCCCAAGGGTGCAGGCAAGTCCCTCCATGCAAGAGCTATGGCAGACAAACTAGGCCTGTTCCACATCAGCTTCAAAGATCGGCTCCAGGAACTCATCATCAAGAAGACCAAGAAGAAGATAGGACCAGAGtttgaagaggaggaggaggagccaGAAGAGGAAGAGCCAGAAGAGGAAGAGCCAGTAGAAGGACTGAAGGATGGAATACCAGTTGTATCAGAACCAAATGATG CTGCTGCTGCAGAACAGACTGAGGAGGACAATGAAGAAGGG GGAGAGGAGGAGCAGGAGGTGGAGTTGAATGAGTTTGAAGAGAACATCAAGGGTAACCTAATGGGTGATGAATCACTCAGCATAGACTCACTGGAGAAGATTATACCAGACTGGTGGAATTTAGAACCTTACAA ATCAACTGGTTTCATCTTGGAAGGGTTCCCTCGCACCTCCGAGGAAGCTCAATTCATGGCTGAAAATGGCTTTTTCCCAGACGCTGCTATCCTGCTCAATGTAGAAGATTCAGACATCACAAGCAGAATGCTCCCGCCCAAGCTGGAGAAATGGCGTAAGCGACGTGATCGCAGGGTGGCACGGAGAGAGAAGCGTAAGgccaagaagaagaaggagcGAGAGGAGGCGATCAAGAAGCGACGACAAGAACTCATCTCAGAGGCGGATGATAGGAAAGCAAAGAGACAG GCTCAGAGAGCAGCAGATAGAGACAGCGATGACTCAGAACCATCAGATGAAGAAGGGTTTGATGATGAGGAAGAGGAAGATATCGAGGCTATGCTGGCTGAAGAGTttgaagaagaggaggaagaagaggaagaggaggaggagttAGAAGAAGACGCCGTTGAGAGACTGAAGAATGAAATTGGCGAGGTGTATGATGATGATACAAGTCGCATCGCAGGCTTACAg GAAACTCTTGACGAGATCATGATCCCTCGGATGGAACTGAACGGAGGTCGCAAGCCTCACATTGTCCGCTTCACCCTTGAGCAGAGTCTGAGACCCGTCCAGGAGTTTAGAGAGAGTCTCTTTGAGAAGGTGTATCCTATCAGGGAGATGGTAGCTAGGAAGATGCTACAGATTGGTTATAAACATCAGTCAAGGTTTGGAAGATGGTGTCCTGTAAAGCTACTGGAAGGAGACTGTATACAACCAATGCAG GGTCACACCTACCCAACGTTCCCAGCAGTATACCGTCAGCACATTTACTTCATGTCTACCCCTCAAGCTAGAGAGGAGTTTGTCATGCATCCATTGAAGTATCTGAAGCAACCGTCTCCCAAGCCTGTTGTCCCTGTAAGGATGGCCATCATTGGACCACCAAAGTCTGGAAAAACTTCAT TGGCCAACCGATTTGCATCAGATTACGGTATGATGAGACTGTCTATCGGTGAAGCAGTCAGGTTTATCTTGACCCAACAACCCAAGACACAGCTAGCTAAACTTATCAATGCTCAGATCAAGAAGGGTATCCCGCTCCCTGATGAACTTGCCATACGAGCCCTAGAGGTCAATCTCCTTGATACGAGGTCATCGACCAGAGG CTACGTCCTTGATGGTTACCCAGTCTCCAAACACCAGGTTGATCTAATGACAGAGCACGGTATTATCCCAGTGGTTATTCTTGAGCTTAGTGTTGATAGCAGGGAACTCATGGTCAGAGGAATGAAAGATAGACATTCTTCAGAAAG gtTGTTACCGCTCCATGACAGCGCCCAGATCTTAGCTCTGAAGATTGCTGCCTGGCAGAAAGAGATTACTTCTGTGAGGGAGTATTATAAAGAGACTCATAAGAACTGGGTCAGTGTGACAGGAGAGAAGTCTAAGTGGTGGGTTTGGAACAGAGCTGCTGACCATTCTAAGGACAGCGTTCGTAGGATACAAGACTATCTGCAGAGGATATCAGAGG GCAAGGCAGCATCTATCGCTGACATGTGTATCACACCAAAGGAGTTCTTCTCCCGTCTTGGTGACTTTGGCCAGTACTGTCCAGTCAGCCTGGCCAAAGATGGTGAGCTGGTGGACTGCGCCGGACAGATCAACCTAGACAACGCTGCAGAATTCCGCGGTCGCTACTACAAGATGGAGAACCCTGAGAAGGTCAAGGAGTTCCTGGCCAGACCAGAACTCTATGTGCCACCTCAAGCTCCTAGAGCATTACCTCCTCCAGAGCTGCTGCCTAAGAGGAGAACAGCCATTGATGCTAAGAAGATGTTCCCTATGCAGATTGAGCTGCAGGGATACTGTCCTGTTACCTACCTGGATGGAAAGCTGAG GTATGAAGCAATCCTTCCAGGCAACCCGGATCTTATTGTGGAGTACAGGGAAAATATGTACTGCTTTGATTCTGAAGAAAAACTGCAGAAATTCATGAG GTATCCTGAGCGTTACTACAACCTGAAGTTACCTCACAAGTTACCACCCAGGAAGGACCCTCTCCTTGTGACCTCACTGCCTATGTTAGGTTATATGGAACAAACAATCTCAACTGCTATCACCAAGGCTCTTACTGCAACGGGCTGCTTCAAACCAAAGTTCCCCTTCGTCTCACCCTCAAGATCAGCGTTGCTATATCTGGCATTCCATCTCAAAG CGTACAACCCCAAGAGCTCCGACTATGTTCGCAAGAAGTACCGCAAGAAACTGGACCAGTTTGAGGAGCACTGTGAACTCATCCGTTACCTAGGCAACCAGATGGGACCACGATCTCGTAGTCCCAAAGAGCTTCCTATTGACTTTGATCACAAGATGCTTCTCTTTCTCAATCTAAAAGGACGAGAGCCTACACCATCAACATTGGTCGCTATGTAA